Part of the Lolium rigidum isolate FL_2022 chromosome 6, APGP_CSIRO_Lrig_0.1, whole genome shotgun sequence genome, TAGCAATTGATCTAGCTAGCAAGCTAGCAATCGATTCCCAGCTTGGCGGCTAGCGGAGCTCGCAGCGCAGCGGGCCACAACAATTGAGTCTATGTGTGCACGGCCGACGGAGCTCGTAGCGCGGAAGGCCAGCGGACCTCCTGGTCGTCAAAGCGCGGAGAGACATTTCAAAGCCATTTTTCTTCGCGCGGTGGGAAGGATCGCGGTGCCAGCTTACAACGTGTGCTAGCCGGCGCACCAGATATACCGCTTTGGATAGCGCAACGGTCGCATGCACTAAAATATTTACAGCGCGACCTATTTTGCAGCGTACGCTGGAGGACGAaaaacacgtccgatgctgtataTTGACGATTATTTTAGGGCAGCGCTTCCACTGCTAGAGATGCTTTTATGATTGGCAATTGGTTTACCATGATTATGTCTGGGCGATCCAATCACATCTCCTCTGAATTTTTTGGCGATCGTCTCATTTAGTGGTGTGCTACTGCTGTCTCCATTTTGTTGGTGACACATGGATGTTCTTTGCCGTCGCACGCATGAAGCGAAACCGTGACAGACCACACACCCGGAGAACGTGTCGAAACAAACTATTGCAACGATAATGATCACACGAGCTATAGTTCCAAATCCAAACAAACGGCAGCAGCGGAAAGCGCCACCATCTGCGCCGCCTCGTGTCGCCAAACCCTTCGCCGGTCGCCCAAAGCCACAGATCCAACGGAAAGCGTCCACTCCGAGTCTTCAGCTAGTTCAGAATCCAGACCCGTGCCACCAGCTTTCCTGCGAACAACCCCCAGCCGCCGCGccgctcccctcccctccccatcGCAATGGCCGCGCCGCCCCAGCCCACGCccgctcctcccgccgccgccgcgttccGGCTCGGGTTCGTCGGGGCCGGGAACCTGGCCGAGAGCATCGCCCGGGGCGTGGCGGCGTCGGGCGTCCTCCCGGCCTCCGCCATCCGCACCGCGCCACACCGCCGCCCCGAGCGCGCCACCGCCTTCGCCGACCTCGGCGCCCGCATCCTCGCCTCCAACGCCCAGGTCCCCCCCTCTAACCCATCCAACTCGCCATCTTCTCCCTGTCTGTCATCCATACTACCAGCATATTCAGACTAGACGCTCTAAACTAAACCTTGCCTGATTGCTCTTCTCGTTCGTGGCAGGTCGTCGACGACAGCGACGTGATCGTCATCTCCGTCAAGCCCCAGATCGGTAAGCGTTTCTACTCTGGAGATGTTTGCTAGGTGTAAAAATTTCAGGTTTCTGTTTGTGCGCGCTTACGAAACTGTGCGCGCGTTGAATTTGCAGTGAAGCAGGTCCTAGTTGAGCTCAGGCCCCTGCTGTCCGAAGAGAAGCTCCTGGTCTCCATCGCTGCTGGCATCAAGATGCAGGATCTGCAGGTCAGTCAGTCACTGTGCAATCAGCCAGGGTTTACTCTGCTTTTCCTACTAAATCGTGATGAATGGGGCCTACTAGGGTGGTATCACCGTGTGGTTTATTTGCTTATTACCAACATAAGAATTGTTCCAAGTAAACACTACAGAACAAAGATATGCACTGATATTTTAGGCCCATTTTATATCAATCCTGCAGCCACAAATAAATGTGTAGATTCAACTTCCTACTGGACCACCTATATGCATAACAGCTACTGAAATTGTAGAAAATGGTGACATTACCCGCCACCAAAACATCAAAGTTGAGCCATGCACCAATTTATCTCCATGAGAATAGTACATACCACAGACTCTTATTTTTGCTCTTGAAATTCCAGGATTGGTCTGGTCAGCGCCGGATTATCAGAGTAATGCCAAACACTCCCTCAGCTGTCGGACAGGCAGCTTCAGGTAACATATGCTGACTCGTCATCTTTTGCACTTAACTTTTTGACTCATAATCTGTCAACTACACACATGTTATCAACACTGCCAACCATCGTTCTTATCAAGTTAGAGATTTGACTAGATTGATGGTTGTTTCCTTTTTGCTCTCCCCTTGTTGGGCCCTATTAAAGTTTTATGCTCACACTCTGTGGATTCGTGGTCGGTTTCATTGGGAATGAAACCAGGCCCTGATGCGTGTGGCTCTAAAAAAAGGATTACTATATCATGGATTAGCTCCGTTGTTATTATGAATAATGACTGGCTGTAACACAACCTTCTCGTTCTGCTCTTGTTTCTACTCTATTTTTAGTGTATGTAATGAAATACCAGGATTTACCTAACTGAAATATCAAGGATACTTTAAAAACATTGAAATGTTGCTCGGCTTTGTGACTTCTACCCACTGTAAATTTGTAATGTGCAACGAATTATCTACTTTGTCCTTTTCCAGTAGAGACTACTATTCTGTGTTGTATAGAATTTCTATTATTGGTCAAAACTCTATAATGCGTGTAATTTTTACTAAATGGAGGTAGTAAACTTTTCATGCATATTTCACACAATTGAAATTGTATGTTTCTTTCTGATGTTGTTGCACTTTCATGTACTTTAGTGATGTGTCTGGGAGAGACGGCTACTGAGAATGATGAAAACCGTGTCAAAAGCTTATTCAGTGCGATTGGAAAAGTTTGGACAGCCGAAGAGAAATATTTTGATGCTGTAACTGGTTTGAGGTATGTAACAAGCAACATATTCTATACGATATTTTAAGGAAGCCATACCGAAAGTAGGGCAAACCTGTTTCAAAAACTAACACACATTTCCATCTATTTGAATACAGTGGTAGTGGTCCTGCCTACATTTTCTTAGCAATAGAGGCCATGGCTGATGGTGGAGTTGCTGCCGGGCTTCCTCGGGACCTTGCTCTTGGCCTTGCATCTCAGACAGTAAGTGTCCATTCCATATTACGTTCTTTCAATGCATTACTTAGCTTAGTTTGTAAGCTGGAGCGTTCTGTATAGTTCCTTTGCGCATTATGATTTAGTGTAACCTGCCATATCAACAATTATTATTTTCTGATCTCAGTATACCTTTTTTTTTGTATCTGCAATGCTGCAATTTCTGATGTCAATCTGCTATTTAGGTGCTAGGTGCTGCAACCATGGTAAGCCAGACGGGTAAACATCCAGGTCAACTGAAGGATCAGGTCACTTCCCCTGCAGGAACTACCATAGCTGGGGTTCATGAGCTCGAGAAGGGTTCATTCCGCGGGACACTGATAAATGCCGTCGTTGCTGCCACAAACAGATGCCGAGAGCTCTCAAAAAATTAATTTCTTATTCTGGTAGCATATATTAGGCTGGCTACAATCCCATAATAAAATGGCGAAGACATGATTTATGAGATTTTTTAATCTCAGACTCCAAACAAGTTCTCAATATATTTTTCCGGTCTCTCTAGATATCTTGTTGGAGTTGGTACCATGAGATTCATTTCTTTTTTGATAAACAGACCCTTTTTATTATCCTCATAGCACATTGCAAGTTTGGGACACAAAAGTCCCAAAAGAAGAAACAACCCTGGTAGAACACTAATAAAGGACATGCACAACACTCGCCGATTGACGCTGCCTTGCGTGTCGTGTGACCTCTTCCGGGTTGCATCGCCGACATCATATGTTGCCTCCAGGTGTCTCCTCCGCTGAACAGGACACCAGGGAGCAGACCAACCTCTGCTCGCCTTGGAAATGACACCAGATTGCCGACGTAGCAGATGAAACCAATCCAACAGGCAACAGGAAAAAACCAAGTCGTCGTCAGCGCAGCAAATACTGGAGAGATCGAATTGCTGATGAATCATGCCCGCTTCCAGGTTGCATCGTCGACATCATATGGTGTTAAGAGTGATATTTCATTCTAGGCTTCCAGGTTGCATCGTTGACATCATATGGTGTTAAAGAGTGATATTTCATTATGTAAACGATGTTATACAGCAAGTCAACAACAGTTATATTTTGTTGGGCTGCCTGCGTTTGGAGTATGATGGCGTCATAGAAAATAGGCCTACTCAAATAACCACCAAACATGTGCCCCATTCTACACATATAAACCAAGAGCTCACGAGTCTATGTTGACACTCAAATGTCAAAGAAACATAAAAAATCACATCATTTAGCATCTATCCAATCTGGCTATCATTTAATATGTGCTAGTACATTATTATGGAGAATGTTTCTACAACAATCCAGTATGAGTTACCATGGTCATATTTATACACACGTCAAACTTCCAAGCCTTCAACAACACAAAATTTCACATGTAATTGCGAGAATGCCACCTATCTTCAGGAGACCATTTGTCTTCATACCTACCAAGCGAGTACCCAGTGGCAGGTATATCAGCAAGATGCAGAGGATCAGGTTCAATGCCATAATCTGTCAATGGCCGGTGCTCAAGGATCTTGTCATGTTCAGTAACAAAATCTGGAATCTCAACCTCGCCCTTTCTTATGTCTGCCCATAGATACTCCAGTCGAGTAACATACTTGATTTTCCAATACAACCTGCAAGAAACAATTAGCTAAAGTGAGGGAAACTGAGTGCATTTTTAGTTGCATGTTGAGTGAGAAGTCAAGTAAAATTCTAAGCGAGCAAGACTGATAGTATATATGAGTTCAAAGCTATTGTTTGTTGTCCAAATGGTATATAGAACGAGGCATCGTTCCAACAAAACTTAGGTAAATATGAATACCAAAAACTAACAGTAGAGCAGTGAAGACAATGATAGTCTCTCCATTCTACCTGTTCAATCCAAATCAGAGTCTTTTTCCTGGGAATTCCCTAAAACATATTACAAGAGTAACTGCTCATGATTCAAGAACTGCATGACACAACACTGTACGAAATAATTCTCAAGCCGGATAAGGTCTGCAAAATCTACACCACTCGTTCACAATTATTCACTGGTTGCCTGATATCGTGAGACGAACTCTGAACGCATATAATCGTATAAAAAAAAATGATATGCTGGTTTTCTAGCTATGTCCGATATCATGATAAAACAAACCTATATGATCAAACATTTTTAATGTTCACGAACTGTATTAGAGAAAACTAACCCTCCGCTTAAGAAGAGCCTGCCCAGTGTGGCCAATGCCAGCCAGGAATAAAGCCCAGGATGCAGGAAATACAGTATCTCCAGCCTTTCCTTGTATTCAAGTGGAAGTTCTTCATAAATCCCTCTCAAGGTTGTCATTCCAGGGTTGTTGTCATCTGATTGTACAGTGGTGTGCACGTACAGGATGCAGAACGGACCCTCTGGCAACTCGGTGCGGAGCTTGTGGAACACGTACCTCTTCAGACGCTCACCGTCTATAACAGGAGCTGGAATTCCAAAAGAAAATGCCACGTGAGCGATTCAGGGAGTTTTATAGGGACTACGGGCATATAAATGCTGAAACTTGTGGCATCGCAGCATCAGGGTTATGGCATAAGTTATGAGACTCTCACAATACTAAGAAAAGGGAACAAGCACCAGCTTGTTAGCTGTCAGTTTATAAATGATGAGCGAGCCTGTTAACTGGTTATGAGAAATCATGCTAATTGTTTTATTGAATCGGTTATGCAACCTAATGAAGTTAGAGCAGAAAGACATGGTAAGGAACCATCCAGTACTACCAGTAAGCTGCATACAAACTAGATTACGATCGAACTACGCGCTACCTAAACCCATTTTTAGGGACATGGAAATGCTCAAGTCTGACGTATAGCAAAATTGGTCACCCCGCACTTATCCTCGGAATACAGCCACGATTCAATCGCATGGACTTCATTCACACCAAACCCTAACGTGCACCAGCAAATCCCCAACTACCAATTCATAAATCCGGGGAGAAGAAGACGGAAATCAACGAGAGGGGTTTCACGCACTGGGGAAGAACTTGCCGACGACGCGGACGACGGACCGGCCGGACCTGTCGGCGCCGTGAACCCGGACGACGTGGAGCTCCTCGAGGTCGGAGAAGTTGTCGCCGAGGTTGGGGGCGCAGTCGTGCcactccgcctcctcgccgcccgCGGCGGGGGAGGTGAGGAGCGCCGCACCGGCGTCCGCCGCGAAGTCGgaccccagcaccaccacggagaagtccctcccgccgctgccgctgccgccggggCCCGGTGCGAGCGCCATGGCTGGCCGCCTCGTGTGCTACAGTACAGAGTTCCTAGAGCGAGCCCGGCGTGCGGTGCGGACGGAGGATGTCTACGGCGGCGACACGTGATTGGCCCAGAGAGTATTTCAGGATGGGCTGGTGTTTGGCCCAGGTAATACGAGAATCACTTGGTCGCACGCTTTTATGCTGGTGCTGGGCTCTTTGCTCTACCAATTCTGTTAGCTAGGTGTTCTACCTACtgtaaaaaattctcaaaaaagaaaaaccTACTGTAAAAAGAAAGGCAGCTGTTGTAATATGGACAATCTGCTTTGCAAGTGGTGTACCGCTGCCAGCAGTTTTATAATGATTAGGGTTTACCAGTCGAGGTGGTGGATTTACACGTCTCTTTGGGTCTTTGAGGCTAGTTTACTTTTCCGTAGTTTTCTTTTTCTAAAACGACGTTGTATTTGGAACCCAACTAAATATTCTCTCACGACACTTTTCATACAGTCAACGATGTCGTTGTGGCCGCTGTTGTGAACGGAGGGTGAGATACCGAGAGTATTTGAGGCTGACATGGAGAAGAACCTGGTGCGTTGCTTGGGGATAAGAGGTGCGTCAGAGACAGCCCAAGAAACCACTCTCAAAAGAACTGTACAAGCCAATGCTGAAGGATATAATGATGCAGCATAGTAAGTCTTGATGTCTCCCAAGCCTAAGCAACCAATCTATTTACGATGTGACCCCACTCCCTCTATGTATGAGTGATGCATGTACATCACTTCAGAGAAATGAAAACACAGAGACTCTAAAACTAAGGAACATAATGTATAGCTTGGGCTATGTGATTGTAAAGCCACCTCACTACTTGCCTTTTTATTGGCTTGTGTGTGCATATAGCCGCGGCCTCCCAAAACAGCTATAACccggctatagcctggctatagccggctatttaaggatTTTGACACCTTTTAGCGGGCTAATGCAGTTAGCCGCACCATGCGGGaaaggctatagcgggctatagcccggctatagccggctattttaaactatgataTATATGGTTCTTCAATTTCAGCACATGCACTCGTTTCTAGCTACTAGCAGTGGCCCACATTGCGATGGAGTCACGGAGATACCATTATGTTATTATATGAGATACATGAAGGTCATGCACAATAAATAATTTTAACATATATGTTTCATGACATAAATAATCTTATTTATTTCAAGTAATAAATAAACCATCAAAATATGATGTGATATGATATGATATTCATCAAGAGTTTCATTTTTAAAGTGGAATATGCATCATGCGCTACTTCTTCGCGGTAAACTAATAAACCTTAATTTTACGGACTCTAGGATACTACACATATGCCACCAACACATGATTTGACATGGGCCCGCAGGCACAGACCTGCCACAAGCCCACAACATGCTCTTTCTGGTGGAGTACGATGAACCTGGATTATGAGGGAGGATTTGTGGGGCTATGACCAGGGCAACAAAAATATATTAACATGAttttagtttgataaaaataagccGAGTATGGCAATCTTTTGCATCCTCAACTACCAATTCATAAATCCGGGGAGGAGAGGACAGAAATCAACGAGAGGGGTTTCACGCACCGGGGAAGAACTTGCCGACGACGCGGACGACGGACCGGCCGGACCTGTTGGCGCCCTGGACCTGGACGACCTGGAGCTCCTCGAGGTCGGAGAAGTCGTCGCCGAGGTCGGGGGCGCAGTCGTGCCactccgcctcctcgccgtcggTGAGGAGCGCCGCGCCTCCGTCCACCGCGAAGTCGgaccccagcaccaccacggagaagtccctcccgccgtcgccgctgccgccggagcCCGATGCGAGCGCCATGGCTGGCCGACTCGTGTGCTACAGTACAGAGTTCCTAGAGCCCGGCGTGCGGTGCGGTGCGGGTATGTCCACGGCGGCAACACGCGACTGGCCCAGAGCATTTCACGATGGACTGGTGCTTGGCCCAGGTAATACGAGGACCACTTGGTCGCATGCACTCGTTTATAGTTACCAGCAGTGGCCCACATTGCGATAGAGATATCATTATATTGTATGAGGTACATATAGGCCATGCATGATAAATAATTTTAACATATATTGTTTCATGACATAAATAATCTTATTTATTTCAATTAATaatcttaatttctattttgtacATAATCATAAGAAATATtggtttttcatgaaacttgacgaacacacatatattatatagatgtacatgtagacttttttgtcaaaattttcgaCACttcgaacttttttttttttttgctagtgGAGCATGTGCATCCAGGAACCAAATTGATTTTCCCTTAACTGTGCAAACTCATTATGAAAATCCTTGCTGCGCCACTCCTAGCATGCAGAGCAGGGCGAAATGATTCCTCAAAGTAGGAATAATAATTTGGGAAATTACTTGAGATGAAGTTGGAGCAACAAGGACATGGTAAGGAACCATCCAGTAGTAGCAGTAAGCTGCATACAAACTAGATTGTGATCGAAATGAATACTATGAACTCTGCGCCACCTAAATCCGTTGTTAGGGACATGGACATGCTCAAGTCTGACGTATAGCAAAATTGGTTACCCTGTACTTATCCTCAGAATACAGCCACAATCCAATCGCAGCGACTTCATTCACACCAAACCCTAGACATGCACCAGCGAATCCCCAACTACCAATCCATAAATCCGGGGAGAAGAGGGCGGAAATCAACGAGAGGGTTCCCCGCACCGGGGAAGAACTTGCCGACGACGCGGACGACGGACCGGCCGGCCCCGTCGGCGCCGTGGACCCGGACGAGTGGCCCAGAGCATTTCACGATGGGCTGGTGTTTGGCCCAGCTAATACGAGGACCACTTGGTAGGCCGTCGCACGCTTCTAGGCTGGTgttggcctcttcctcttccaattctgttttttttttacctGTCAAGGTGGTGGATTTATATGTCTCTTTCGACCTTTGAGGTTAGTTTACTTTTCCGCATTTTTTTTCTAAACCGAGATATATTTTGCGAAAGTGTTTATATTTGGAACCCAACTCAATAACCTCTTGCGCCATTTTTCATCTAGTCAACAATGTTGTTGTGGCTGGTGTTGTGAACGGAGGGTGAGACACAGAGGATCTATGGAATAGATACGCAGAAGAATCTGGAGCTAATGGAGGCGTAGCTTGGGGATAAGAGGATCTTCGGAGCCACTACTATCATCTTTAGAGACATAGCTGAAGAAACCCCTCTGAAAGGGGTTGAACAAGCCAATAATAAAGAATACAGTGATGCAACATAGTAAGTCTTGATGTCTTCCAAGCCTAAAAAACCAATCTATTTATGATGTGACCCCACTCCCTCGATATATGAGTGATGCATGTTCATCACTCTAGAGAAACTGAAAACTGAGAGACTCTAAAACTGGGAACACGATGTATAGTTTGGGCAAGGTGAGTGTGAAACCACCTCAATACTTTCCCTTTTATTggcttgtgtgtgtgtgagtttgtCTATATAGCTCTTCAATTTCAGCACATGCACTCGTTTATAGTTACCAGCAGTGGCCCACATTGCGATAGAGATATCATTATATTGTATGAGGTACATATAGGCCATGCATGATAAATAATTTTAACATATATTGTTTCATGACATAAATAATCTTATTTATTTCAATTAATaatcttaatttctattttgtacATAATCATAAGAAATATtggtttttcatgaaacttgacgaacacacatatattatataGATGTACATGTAGACTTTTCTGTCAAAATTTTCGACACttcgaactttttttttttttgctagtgGAGCATGTGCATCCAGGAACCAAATTGATTTTCCCTTAACTGTGCAAACTCATTATGAAAATCCTTGCTGCGCCACTCCTAGCATGCAGAGCAGGGCGAA contains:
- the LOC124665798 gene encoding pyrroline-5-carboxylate reductase-like; this translates as MAAPPQPTPAPPAAAAFRLGFVGAGNLAESIARGVAASGVLPASAIRTAPHRRPERATAFADLGARILASNAQVVDDSDVIVISVKPQIVKQVLVELRPLLSEEKLLVSIAAGIKMQDLQDWSGQRRIIRVMPNTPSAVGQAASVMCLGETATENDENRVKSLFSAIGKVWTAEEKYFDAVTGLSGSGPAYIFLAIEAMADGGVAAGLPRDLALGLASQTVLGAATMVSQTGKHPGQLKDQVTSPAGTTIAGVHELEKGSFRGTLINAVVAATNRCRELSKN
- the LOC124662655 gene encoding protein GDAP2 homolog, which codes for MALASGSGGSGSGGRDFSVVVLGSDFAADASAALLTSPADGEEAEWHDCAPDLGDDFSDLEELQVVRVHGADRSGRSVVRVIGKFFPAPVIDGERLKRYVFHKLRTELPEGPFCILYVHTTVQSDDNNPGMTTLRGIYEELPLEYKERLEILYFLHPGLYSWLALATLGRLFLSGGLYWKIKYVTRLEYLWADIRKGEVEIPDFVTEHDKILEHRPLTDYGIEPDPLHLADIPATGYSLGRYEDKWSPEDRWHSRNYM